CCAGAGCCACGCCATGCTGGGAGACGACGCCGAGGACGAGACACCACTCTTCCCCGGCGGACTCATAGGCTCACCCGACGGGCTGTCCTGGCAGACCCCGAAACGCGAGGAGACCCCGAAACGGTAGCGGACCCCGAAACGGTAGGGGACCCCGAAACGGTAGGGGACCCCGAAACGGTAGAGGACCCCGTAGGAAGAAGATCGCGGCGGCCGGCTAGGACCCGGCCGCCGCCGACTTCTGCGGGGCGAACTGCGTGCGGTACACCTCCGCGTAGAGCCCGCCGCCGGCGAGCAGCTCCTCATGCGTTCCGCGCTCGGCGATCCGGCCCTCGTCGATGACCAGGATCTGGGAGGCGTCGCGGACCGTGGACAGCCGGTGCGCGATCACCAGCGACGTCCTGCCCTCCAGCGCGGTCGCCAGCGCTCGCTGGACGGCCGCCTCCGACTCCGAGTCCAGGTGCGCCGTCGCCTCGTCCAGCACCACGACCGCGGGAGACTTCAGCAGCAGCCGGGCCAGGGCGATCCGCTGCTTCTCACCCCCAGAGAGCCGATAGCCGCGATCACCCACCACCGTGTCCAGACCCTCCGCCAGCGAGGACACCAGCTCCCAGATCTGCGCCGCCCGGCACGCCTCGACGATCTCCCGCTCCGTCGCGTCCGGCCGGGCATAGGCCAGGTTGGCCCGGATCGTGTCGTGAAACAGATGGGCCTCCTGACTGACCACCCCGATCGTCTCCCGCAACGAGGCCAGCGTCAGGTCCCGGACGTCCTCACCACCGATGCGCACCGTCCCCACATCGGGGTCGTACAGCCGGGGCACCAGCCGGGTGACCGTCGTCTTGCCCGACCCCGAACGCCCCACCAGCGCCGTCAGCCGACCGGCGGGCGCGCGGAAGCTCACCCGGTCCAGCACCTGCGCCGGGACCGCACGCTCGGGAACCGCCGACGCGATGGACTCCAGCGACGCCAGGGAGACCTTGTCGGCGGCCGGGTACGAGAACGACACCCCCTCGAACTCGATCTCCGGGGCGCTGGCGTCCGACGCGAGCACCAGCGGGCGAGCCCCGGGACGCTCCTTGATGATCGGCTCCAGGTCCAGCACCTCAAACACCCGGTCGAAGCTCACCAACGCCGTCAACACACTCACCTGCATGTTCGACAGCTGGTTCACCGGCCCGTACAGCCGGGCCAGCAGAGTGACCAGCGCGACCATGGTGCCCAGTTGGAACACCTCGTCGATGACGAGGCGCCCCCCGAGCCCGTACATGACGGCGGTGGTCAGCGACGTGAGCAACCCCATCAGGATGAAGAACGAACGCGCGTACACCGCCGTGACCGTCGCGATGTCCCGGACCTTCCCGGCCCGGTCCGCGAAGAGGCCGGCCTCCTCCTCCGGCCGCCCGTACAGTTTGACGAGCAGCGCACCCGACACGTTGAAGCGCTCGTTCATCATGGAGGCCGCCTCGGCGTCCAACTGCATCTGCTGCCTGGTGAGCCGCTGCAGCCGCTTCCCGATCACCTTGCCGGGCAGCAGGAACAGCGGAATGAGCACCAGCGCGGCCAGCGTCAACTGCCAGGACAGGTACAGCATGGCCGCGAGGACGAGCACCAGCGTGAGCAGAGTGGACACCGCCTGGGACAACAGCGTCGTCACCGCCTGCTGGGCGCCGATGACATCCGTGTTCAGCCGGCTGACGAGGGACCCGGTCTGCGCCCGGGTGAAGAAGGCCATCGGCTGCCGCTGCACATGGCGGAAGACCTCGGTCCGCAGATCGTAGATGAGACCCTGACTGATCTGGGCCGAGCACCTGGTCTGCACGAACAGCACCAGCGCGTCGAGCACCGCCAGCCCGGCGATCGCCAGGGACAGCGTGACCACCACCGAGACCCGGCCCGGCATGACACCGTCATCGATGATCACCTTGAGGATCAACGGCATGGACACCGTGATGACCGCGTCGGTCGCGGTCACGAACATCAGCAGAACCAGCCGCCACCGGTACGGCTTCGCGTAGGGAATGATCCGGCCCAGCGTGCCGGGCTTGATCTGCTGGCGGGTGACCGAATCACCGAGGCGCAGCCGTATCGGCCCGGGGCCTCCAAGCATGGGGCGCGTACCTCCTCCGTCATGGGCGACGAGACGTACCCACCCTCCATGGCAGATGTGCCAGCCGAGTATCGCCCGCCGTGACTCCGACTGACAACACAGGCAGGGCGGTTGGGGCCCCGGCCCTTCACTGGCGGCGCCCGGTGCCTGCTGTTAGCGTCCGCGCGAACGCACCGCCATAGGTTTCACGCTCCAGGAGGGTGACGTTGACGACCGAGAATCCACCCGCGACACCGACCCGGCCGATTCCCGCGGAATCCGACGTGAACGGGGCCGTCGTGAGCGGGGCCCACCTCCACCGGGCCGACCTGCACGGCAGCGTCTCCGACCCGACGCTGGACACGATGAACTTCCTCAACGAAATCACCCTGCGATATCCGGACGCCATCTCCTTCGCCCCCGGCCGGCCCTACGACGGATTCTTCGACACCCGCCAGATATTCGAACACATCCAGCGATATCTGAACCACCTCGCGGACAACGGGAATTCACCCGAAGCCGTCCGCGACGCGATGTTCCAGTACGGCCCGACCGCGGGACGCATCCGCGAGCTGGTCGCCGACTCACTGCGCCGCGACGAGGACATCGACGTCCCCCCGGAATCCATCGTCGTGACCGTCGGCTGCCAGGAGGCGATGCTCCTCGCCGTACGGGCCCTCATCGCCGACCGCGACGACGTACTCCTCGTGGCCAGCCCCTGCTACGTCGGCATCACCGGCGCCGCCCGCCTCCTGGACGTCGAACTGATCGCGGTCGAGGAGCAGGAGAGCGGCCTGCACACCGCCGACCTGGAAGCAGCACTGGAAGCCCAGCGAGCCCTCGGACGCCGCCCCCGGGCCTTCTACGTCGTACCCGACCACTCCAACCCCTCCGGCACCACCATGCCCCTGGCCACCAGGCACGCACTGCTGGACCTGGCCGACCGACACGACATCCTGCTCCTGGAGGACAGCCCCTACCGCCTGGTGAGCGGCGCCCCGCGCCTGCCCACCCTCAAATCCCTCGACCGCCGCCACCGCGTGGTCCACCTCGGATCCTTCTCCAAGACGCTCTTCCCCGGCGCGCGCGTCGGCTACGCCGTCGCCGACCAGCCCGTCCACGACGCACACGGCCGCACCGGCCTCCTGGCCGACGAACTGGCCAAGATCAAGAGCATGGTGACCGTCAACACGTCCCCACTGAGCCAGGCCGCGGTGGCGGGCATGCTGCTCGCCGCCGAAGGACAGGTCGCCGAACTCAACAAAGAAGCCTCGGCCTACTACCAGGGCACCATGCGCTCCACCCTCCACCGGCTCGAACAACGCTTCCCACCAGGCGTCCGAGAGGCGACCCGAGTCCGGTGGAACAGCCCTGAAGGCGGCTTCTTCCTGACCGTGCGGGTCCCCTTCAGCGCCGACAACGAGGCCCTCGCCCGCTCGGCCCAGGACTTCGGCGTCATCTGGACACCCATGTCCTACTTCCACCCCCACGGCGGCGGCGGCCACAGCATCCGCCTCTCCACCAGCTACCTGACCGAGGATCACATCAGGGAGGGCATCCAGCGACTCGGCGACTTCATCGAGCACGAGGCGCGGCGCCCGAGCGGCCCCGCGTCCTGACAACCACGCCCGCCCATACGGCCGTTCAAGTGGCGCCACGCCCCAGTTGAACACTTCAACCAACGTGGCCCGGCCAGGACGCCGACCTGGGGCGGCGAACGGATCGACGTATTGCGTCGATCCGTTCGGCAGGACAGTATTCCCCCGGGGTGGGCTCCCCGGACGACGAGCCCACCGTGCGCGCAGGTAATGGGGGAGGAATTCTCGCTCGTGAGCCAGGCCATGCCACCCATACGCGACGACGACGCACGCCGACCGCGACAGACCGGCGAAGACCCGGCCCGGCGCCGAAGGCGGCACCAGGACAGACAGCCCCACCACGACCGGTCCTCCGAACGGCCGGCGGTGACGACGCCGGAAGCGGTGCGGGCATGCCGCAACTCCTGACCAACGGTGTCCGCCTCGCCTACCAACGCCAGGGAGCGGGCACACCGGTGCTCTACATCATGGGCTCCGGTGCCGCCGGACGCGTGTGGACCGTCCACCAGACCCCGGCCGCGGTACGCGCGGGCTACGAGGCCATTACCTTCGACAACCGCGGAATCCCGCCGTCCGACAGCCCTCCCGGCAAGTACTCACTCGCCGACCTGGCCGAAGACACCCGAGGACTGATCGAAGGACTGGACCTCGCACCCTGCCGGATCGTCGGCGTCTCCCTGGGCGCCCTGATCGCCCAGGAACTGCTGATCACCTCGCCGCACCTGGTCCACTGCGCCGTCCTCATGGCCACCAAGGCACGCTCCGACACGGCCCGGACCGCGCACGCCATGGCACACCGCGCCCTCACCGACTCAGGGATCACCCTGCCACCCGAGTACTACGCCGCCACGACGGTCTTCGAGATGTTCTCACCGAAGACCCTCGACAACGACGACGCGATCTCCCTCTGGCTCGAAACGTTCCAGATCGCGGACGGCGGCCGGCACATGGGCGGCGGCCAGTCCTGGGCCGGCCTCACCGGTGAGGACCGCCGACCCGCCCTGCGCGACACCACCGTCCCCTGCCGCGTCATCGCCTTCTCCGACGACCTCATCACACCACCGCACCTGGGCGCCGAAGTCGCCGACGCCATCCCGGACTGCGACTACGTCGAGATCCCCTCCTGCGGACACCTCGGCTACCTGGAACGCCCCGAAGAGATCAACTCCGCCATCCTGGAATTCCTGCGAAAGCACGACGACTGAACGTCACCGCGCGATTTTACGTCCTTTCATGTCTACGTCTTTCATGCCGTCAGCAGCCAGAGAGGGAAACGTAAATGACCAACCCCTTCGAGGACCCGGAAGCCACCTACCTCGTGCTCGTCAACGACGAGGGGCAGCACTCGTTGTGGCCCGCCTTCATCGACGTACCGGCCGGCTGGGAGGTGATCCTCAGTGAGTCCAGCCGCCAGGAATGCATGGACTTCATCGAGACCAACTGGACCGACCTCCGCCCCAACAGCCTGATCAAGGCCATGGAGAACAACTAGCTCCACCGCTCCGCACCACGAGTTGTCAGCCGGCCGAGCAGCCGGCTCCTGTGCCGCTCACGGGCAGTCGAAAGCCGAGGAGGTCAGGTCAGGTATGTCCCATGACGCGGAAAACGGCCAGGAGCTGATGACGGGGCAACTCGCCATCTGGAACGCACTCCAACTCGAACCCGTGGACCCGATCTTCAACATCGCCGAATACCTCGACATCCGGGGCGACCTGAATGTCGAGGTCTTCGTCGCCGCACTGCGCCGGCTCCTGGGCGAATGCGACTCCCTCCACGCCTGTTTCCGCGGCACCGGCACGGAGGCCAGGCAGCACTGGATGCCGCCGGACCGCCTGCCCATCCACGTCATGGACGTCTCCTCCGCCGCCGACCCCGCCGCGGCCGCGGTCGAGTGGATGCGCACCGACATGAACCGCTCCCTCGACGTGGCGAACGGCCCCCTCGCCACCCACGCCGTCTTCCGGATCGCGGAGCGGCGCTACTTCTGGTACATGTGCGCCCACCACCTCGTCGGAGACGGCTTCAGCGCCACCGTGCTCGTCGCCAGGCTGTCGCACATCTACGCCGCCCTGCTCGCCGGCGAGGACCCCGCCGAGTCCGAGGATGTCCTGGAGTCCTCCGCACTCCTCCTGGAGGAGGACCGCAGATACCGCCAGTCGGAAGAATTCCAGGAGGACCGGCGCTTCTGGCTCGACCTGCTCGCCGACTGCCCCCGCACGGCCACCATCAGCGGCCTGCCCGTACGCAGGGCCAGATTCCTGCGCCGCAGGCACTTGGTCGAGGTCGACCGCGACCAGGCGGCCCGCATGAGGTCGTCCGCACGGAGACTCCGCACCAGCCTGGCCGGACTCGCGATCACCGCCGGCGCCGCATGCCTGCACCAGATCACCGGAGCCGACGATCTCACCTTCGGCATCCCCGTCCTGGGACGCGCCAACAACCGCCTGCG
The Streptomyces sp. NBC_01723 genome window above contains:
- a CDS encoding alpha/beta fold hydrolase, which gives rise to MPQLLTNGVRLAYQRQGAGTPVLYIMGSGAAGRVWTVHQTPAAVRAGYEAITFDNRGIPPSDSPPGKYSLADLAEDTRGLIEGLDLAPCRIVGVSLGALIAQELLITSPHLVHCAVLMATKARSDTARTAHAMAHRALTDSGITLPPEYYAATTVFEMFSPKTLDNDDAISLWLETFQIADGGRHMGGGQSWAGLTGEDRRPALRDTTVPCRVIAFSDDLITPPHLGAEVADAIPDCDYVEIPSCGHLGYLERPEEINSAILEFLRKHDD
- a CDS encoding MbtH family protein; the protein is MTNPFEDPEATYLVLVNDEGQHSLWPAFIDVPAGWEVILSESSRQECMDFIETNWTDLRPNSLIKAMENN
- a CDS encoding aminotransferase-like domain-containing protein, whose product is MNGAVVSGAHLHRADLHGSVSDPTLDTMNFLNEITLRYPDAISFAPGRPYDGFFDTRQIFEHIQRYLNHLADNGNSPEAVRDAMFQYGPTAGRIRELVADSLRRDEDIDVPPESIVVTVGCQEAMLLAVRALIADRDDVLLVASPCYVGITGAARLLDVELIAVEEQESGLHTADLEAALEAQRALGRRPRAFYVVPDHSNPSGTTMPLATRHALLDLADRHDILLLEDSPYRLVSGAPRLPTLKSLDRRHRVVHLGSFSKTLFPGARVGYAVADQPVHDAHGRTGLLADELAKIKSMVTVNTSPLSQAAVAGMLLAAEGQVAELNKEASAYYQGTMRSTLHRLEQRFPPGVREATRVRWNSPEGGFFLTVRVPFSADNEALARSAQDFGVIWTPMSYFHPHGGGGHSIRLSTSYLTEDHIREGIQRLGDFIEHEARRPSGPAS
- a CDS encoding ABC transporter ATP-binding protein, translated to MLGGPGPIRLRLGDSVTRQQIKPGTLGRIIPYAKPYRWRLVLLMFVTATDAVITVSMPLILKVIIDDGVMPGRVSVVVTLSLAIAGLAVLDALVLFVQTRCSAQISQGLIYDLRTEVFRHVQRQPMAFFTRAQTGSLVSRLNTDVIGAQQAVTTLLSQAVSTLLTLVLVLAAMLYLSWQLTLAALVLIPLFLLPGKVIGKRLQRLTRQQMQLDAEAASMMNERFNVSGALLVKLYGRPEEEAGLFADRAGKVRDIATVTAVYARSFFILMGLLTSLTTAVMYGLGGRLVIDEVFQLGTMVALVTLLARLYGPVNQLSNMQVSVLTALVSFDRVFEVLDLEPIIKERPGARPLVLASDASAPEIEFEGVSFSYPAADKVSLASLESIASAVPERAVPAQVLDRVSFRAPAGRLTALVGRSGSGKTTVTRLVPRLYDPDVGTVRIGGEDVRDLTLASLRETIGVVSQEAHLFHDTIRANLAYARPDATEREIVEACRAAQIWELVSSLAEGLDTVVGDRGYRLSGGEKQRIALARLLLKSPAVVVLDEATAHLDSESEAAVQRALATALEGRTSLVIAHRLSTVRDASQILVIDEGRIAERGTHEELLAGGGLYAEVYRTQFAPQKSAAAGS